The window cattttcccaatTCCCTGTTGATTTTTTTGGATTCTTTTCCtacaattttcccttttcccgtTAATTCTGCGGATTTCCCCCCcgattttccctttccctctttatttttcctgatttttcccctttccctgaccattttttgggattttttcccccccttccctcttccctgcccATTTTTGGGAAgcttttcccagatttccccattcccatctatttttgggacatttcccccttcccttttccttatTTCAGGATATCTTTTCATTCCCTAATTTTCCCTTCTGCTCTTtggaatttttatttccctcccaggattttttttcccccctttgggatttccttcccttccccatttCCTGGatatttccccccttttcccacccAGTTTTCCCCgggttttttcccacttttttcccaccttttcccacattcccaggtCCAGGTCAATCCCAAATATTTGGTGCTGGAATCAGATTTCACCAACAACGTCGTGCGCTGCCACATCCACTACACCGGGCGCTTCGTCTCCGCCTCCAACTGCCGCATTTCCCAGTAcggaattcccattcccaaaaaaatccccaacacaAATTCCAAACCAAATTATTTCAGCTCCTTTCCcgcttttttttctggaattttccccccttttttccccttttttccccttttccccccatttttttatttttcctccgctttttttcctcctttttctcacttttttccccGCTTTCTTCCGgctcttttcccacttttccctctgattttttccccacattttttccactttttctcctgctttttcccgctttttccctctttttcccccattttttccctgcttctttccccaattttccctgtttttctcctgctttccccccccccacatttttgctttttccccagGTTTTTCCCggtatttttccctttcccccctttttttttcccactttcccctcctttttccccactttttttcccttttttccccttttccccccacttttttcccatttctttcccgCTTTTTTCCCTACTTTTCCCCTggcttttttcccagtttccctgatttttcctgtgtctttcccacttctttcccCACTTTTTAGGTTTTTCCAacctttttcaccttttcctctctgtttcccttttttcccccactttttttgctttttcccctgctttttttccccatttttttcacttccctcccttttctttttcccactttttttccacttctttccccaattttccctgcttttttcccactttttttcccacttttttctcagtattttccctttttctgcttttttccccactttttccaCACTTTTAGTCccccacttttttcccttttcttccgcctttccctctctttttcctgcatttttttagctttttctgcttttttccccaatttttcccacttttttgcttttcccccatttttatcacttctttcctgctttttcccatttttttctggtttttcccacttttttccccacttttccgGCTTTTCCTGTGCATTTTTGGTGGTGAAGGTCAGGAAAAAACCTGGGATTTGACGTTTTCCGAATTTCCCATGGAATCTTCTGGGATTTGTCCATTTGGGGCTGGGATTTTGCTCCTTTCCCATGGAGTTTTCTGGAATctggggtggaatttgggattttccatggaatttggccatttggggttgttttttccGTCATTTCCCACGGAAttccccaggattttcccattttttttccctgcagatcCTGATGGCCGCTGAATCCCAGGAATGCCGCCCGTCCCCTTTCCCGGGAAGCTCCTGGGGTGGCTCCAACGtgttcccaaaattcccccttttcccaatAAAAAGCGGGGAAGCCACAAGGACTTTTCAGAATCttttttaatcccaaatttcctgttattcctggttttttcccccatttctcgAGGGAATCCAAGGCTGGAATAAAAGCAGGGACACTCCACTCCCTCCAGGGATCCATAAAATCCTCCTGATCCTCAAAATccttggggatttttgggaatgtcCCCCgagcagggaaaagaaacagctccaggaatttggggagggaaatcCCATTGCTTTTTAGGGAATTCTTCtgttttcccaccttttccaaACCCAGAGCGACCAGaagttgggaatttttgggaatttttgggctgggaatggggtcGGTGGGAATGGAAAGAGGAGACGGAATGGGGACGGTGGGAttggggttggggacactgggaatgggactgggaacaccgggaatgggacactgggattgggaatgggaaactgggaatgggggcAGCGGGAAactgggattggggacactgggaatgggattggggacattgggaatggggacattgggaatgggactggggacactgggaatgggattggggacattgggaatggggacattgggaatgggactggggacactgggaatgggacactgggattgggattggggacactgggattggattggggacattgggaatggggacattgggaatgggaatgggaaactgggattggggacattgggaatGAGGATGGTGggatttgggacattggggacattggggacattgggaatggggacactgggattggggacattgggaatgggaatgggaaactgggattggggacactgggattggattggattggggacattgggaatggggatggtGGGATTGGGGAcgttgggaatgggaatggggacattgggattgcagaaactgggaatggatttgggatattgggattgggattgcaatcggggacattgggatgggaatggggacattgggaatggggatgatGGGATTGGGGgtattggggacactgggattgggaatgggaaactgggatgGAATGGGGACATCAGGAATGGGACACTGGGAtcggggacactgggaatggggacagtgggaatggggacaccgggacaggatTTGTCACCTTCCCCGCCCCGTTCCTGGGATTCCTATCCGGAGCCACCCCTCGGACACTGTCAGTCCTTGTGGGATTtcttgggaattccaggatttacTGGGAATTGCCTTGGTCCTTGCAGGATTTACTGGGAATTCTGTCAGTCCCTGTGGGATTtactgggaattctgggattcacTGGGAATTCGTTGGTCCTTGTGGGATTTGTTGGGAGTTCTGGGATTTGTTCAGGATTCCaggatttcctgggaattctgggatttacTGGGAATTGCGGCGCCTCAGGCCGATGGCCAGCACGGCTCCGGCCACCACCACTGTGGCCACAGCTGCGGCCAGCGCCATCCCCAGGGCCAGCGGCGTCACCGCGCCTGCaaagggacacagaggggacatcggggacatcagcggggacatcactggggacatcactggggacatcattggggaccTCCActggctgtcactgctgtcaccgATTGTCACCAATTGTCATTGATTGTCACCAATGGTCACCAATCATCACTGATTGTCACCAATTGTCATTGATTGTCACCGATCATCGCTGATTGTCACCGATTGTCATTGATTGTCACCGATTGTCACCGATCATCACTGATTGTCACCAATTGTCATTGATTGTCACCAGTTGTCACCGATCATCACTGATTGCCACCAATTGTCATTGATTGTCACCGATCATCACTGATTGTCACCGATTGTCATTGATTGTCACCGATTGTCACTGATTTTGATTGGTTGTCCCTGCAGTCACCAATTGCCACCAATTGTCATCGATTGACACTGTGGTCATCGATTGTCAGCAATTGTCACCGATTGTCACCAGTTATCACCAATTGTCACCAACTGTCACTGACTGTCACCAATTGTCACTGATTGTCACCACATCACCGCCTGTCCCCGattgtccccagctgtccccgaTTGTCACCCGTGGGGACTCACCCTGGTGGCTCTGCGGGCGCTGGCCCCGCTGCTCACTGGACAGCAGCACCGGCCCAAGGACAACGTCGGCCTCGGaggtggcagctggggacagaggggacagagaggggacattggggacagtgagggacagtgaggggacagagaggggacagtgaAGAGGGATCACCCCATCCccactgtcacctctgtccccagtgtccccaatgttcCCTTGTCCCCAGTGTCTCTGCTGTCTCCATGtcctctctgtccctgctgtccccatgtccccaaccccctgtcccctgtcccctgtccctgtcctctgTCCCCTATCcctatcccctgtccccatcccctgtccctgtccccatccactgtccccatcccctgtccctgcccctgtccccatccccatgtcccctgtccctgtccctatccctgtccccatcccgtCCCCTATCCCTGTCGCCATTCCCTGTCCctatccccatgtcccctgtccccatcccctgtccccatcccctgtccccatcccctgtccccatcccctgtccccatcccatgtcccctgtccctgtcccctcaccgtCTCTCCGGTACCGGTGGCCATCCCATGGTTCCGCTGGCCGTCGGTTCCGGGCCATCTCCTCTCTGCCGCACTCtcccagctcacagcagccGCAGATGTCCCTTGTCCCCTCCACGGGCGCCCAGCTGTGGCGGGGAGGTGACACCTGTCACCCACTGCCACCTGGGGTcgccacagtgtccccagggtgtccccagggtgtccccagggtgtccccagggtgtccccagggtgtccccacagtgtccccagggtgtccccagggtgtccccgcagtgtccccgcggtgtccccgtgCTGTCACTCACGCCTGGCGCGCCTTGCTGAAGGAGCAGGCCTTGTTCAGCGCGTCCGGGCTGCGCTCTGCCGGCGTCACCTTCAGGTGGCACCTGATGTAGATCtgtggggaggggacactgctggggacactgtggggacactgggaccccctcggggacacggtggggacacggcggggacagCGGTACCAGGCTGCGGGCGTCACCGGCGAAGCGGAAGGCGTCGATCTGGAAGCGCAGCATGTCCTGCCGGGGACGGGGGGTGACGAAGGCCGAGGCGGTGGCATCTGAGCGCCCGTCcaccaggcagctgcggggacAGCGGTGGCACCGAGGTGACATCACAGGTGGCATCACGGGTCACCGCGGGGAGGTGACAAGGGAGCAGAGCCACCAGGGCCGAGCGTGGAGCTCCCCCAAAAAATGCGCTCAGAATGTCCCTGGGTGTCgccaaatgtccccaaatgtccccaaactgaccccaaaatgaccccaagcatccccagctgtccccaaatgtccccaaacgtctccaaatgtccccaaatatcCTCAAGCATCCCCAGCCATTCCCAAACGttcccacactgtcccctcACACCTGTGGAAGTCGATGAGGGGCAGCAGGGCGGGATGAGGTGTCACCACCATGTCCCACACCCCAAACGtccccaaacattcccaaactACTctggatgtccccagctgtcccgAAACgtccccaaacatccccaaacATTCCTGGCTCGCCCATGGAAGTCGATgaggggcagcagggcaggatgagGTGTCACCACCATGTCCCACACCCCAAACGTCCCCAAACATTCCCAGGCATTTCCAGACATCTCCAAACTactccaaatgtccccaaactactccaaacacccccagctgtccccaagcATTCCCAAACAactccaaatgtccccaaacaAACATTCCCGATCATCCCCGCACATTCCCGGCTCACCTATGGAAGTCGGTGAGCGGGGAGGGATGAGCTGTCACCACCTTGTCCCAGaccccaaacattcccaaacaTCCCCAAACATCCTCAAACgtcccaaaatgaccccaaactTCTACTAAACTGACCCCAAacatccccagctgtccccaaatGCCCTCAAACATTCCCAAACTACTCCAAAGGTCCCCCAATGTctccaaacattcccaaacattcccaaacaTTGCCCTTGCACCTATGGAAGTCGAAGAGGGCATAGCAGGACAGGATGAGCTGTCACCACCATGTCCCAGACCCCAAACATCCTCGAACAtccccaaacattcccaaacaTTCCTGAACATTCCCAGACATTCCCAAACATCCCCAAATGTTCCCACACATTCCCGGCTCACCCATGGAAATCAATGAGGGCGCAGTGGGGTGGGATGAGGTGTCACCACCCCCTGACCAtgtcccaaaccccaaactgaccccaaactgaccccaaacattcccaaacactcccaaacatccccaaacattcccaaacattcccaaacaTCCCCAAACATTCCTGTCTCACCCGTGGAAGTCGGTGAGGGCATAGCAGGACAGGATGAGGTGTCACCACCATGTCCCAGACCCCAAACATCCTCGAAcatccccaaatgtccccagatgtccccaaatgtcccccaaaCTGActccaaacattcccaaacATCGCCAAacatccccaaacatccccaaacatcccaaacatccccaaacattcccaaacatccccaaacatccccaaacatccccaaacatccccaaacattcccaaacattcccaaacatccccaaacatccccaaacattcccaaacatccccaaacatccccaaacattcccaaatatccccaaaaatccccaaacatccccaaacATTCCCGCCCATTCCCGGCTCACCCGTGGAAGTCGATCAGGGAGTAGAGGGGTGGGATGAGGTGTCACCACCATGTCCCAGaccccaaacattcccaaacaTTCCCAGACATTCCCGCCCATTCCCGGCTCACCCGTGGAAGTCGATCAGGGCGTAGCGGGGCAGGATGAGGTGTCACCACCATGTCCCAGaccccaaacattcccaaacatccccaaacattcccaaacaTCCCCAAACATTCCCAGCTCACCCGTGGAAGTCGATCAGGGCGTAGCGGGGCTCGCTGCCGGCACCGGGGCCCAGCGAGGCCACGCAGGAATCCACAAAGAGCCGGAGCGGGACGTGGCCCCCGGAGCCGACCTCGGCCTGGATGCGCAGAACCTCCCCCAGGCGGAACGGAGAGAATTCCCGATCCGAGCTCCAGTCCTCTGGAAAATCCAACGGGAAAAGGGATGGAACCCCGGGAATTCCCGATCCCAGCTCCAGTCCCTGGGAAATCCAACgggaaaagggatgggaaaggggaattCCCAATCTGAGCTCCAGTCCTCTGGAATTCCAACAGGAAAAGGGATGGaaccctgggaattcccactcAGAGCTCCAGTCCTCTGGAAAATCCAATgggaaaagggatgggaaaaagGAATTCCCACTCAGAGCTCCAGTCCTCTGGAAAATCCAATGGGAAAAGGGATGGAACCCCGGGAATTCCCAATCTGAGCTCCAGTCCTCTGGAATTCCAATGGGAAAAGGGATGGaaccccaggaattcccaatccaAGCTCCAGTCCTCTGGAATTCCAGTgggaaaagggatgggaaagggataGAACCCTGGGAATAATCACTCGGAGCTCCAGTCCTTGGGAAATCCAATgggaaaagggatggaaaagTGGGAACAGGCCGGAGATTCCCGATCCCGCACCGTTCATGAGGCGCAGGGAGAACTGGAGCCGCTCCTCGGCCGCCAGCGCCGAGTTGAAGGGAGCCCAGGTGGGACGGATGGAACCGCTGGAGACGTTATCCCGCCTGGAAAATCGGGaatgggaacactgggaatgggacactgggaatgggaacactgggaatgggaacactgggaatgggaacactgggaatggggaactgcTGGAGACATTATCCcacctggaaaactgggaatgggaacactgggaatgggaacactgggaataggaacactgggaatggggaactgcTGGAGACGTTATCCcgcctggaaaactgggaatgggaacactgggaatgggaacactgggaataggaacactgggaatggggaactgcTGGAGACGTTATCCcgcctggaaaactgggaatgggaatgggaactctgggaatgggaaccctgggaatgggaaccaTGGGACTGGGAAcattgggaatgggaacattgggaatgggaactctgggaatgggaactctgggaatgggaactctgggaatgggaactctGGGAATGGGAGCCCTGGGAATAGGAACATTGGGATGGAattgggaacactgggaatgggggacACTGGTCCCCCCCTGGAAAAGGGAATCAGGATCGGGATTAggatctgggatgggaatgAAACATTGGGAATGGGACATTGGTGTGGGAATGGGGATTGGAGTGTAAATCCCAGGAATGTGGGATGGGATcccaggatgggaatgggattccCAGGATTGCCAGGAATCCAGGATGGGatcctgggatgggaatgggattcctggg of the Poecile atricapillus isolate bPoeAtr1 chromosome 11, bPoeAtr1.hap1, whole genome shotgun sequence genome contains:
- the LOC131582889 gene encoding zona pellucida sperm-binding protein 3-like, which gives rise to MRSQIRLLLALLCAAPAAPAPPPWEAARRDPNPWIWEGDSQSPALSQQHSQIPVEVQCQEAQLVVIVHRDLFGNGRLVSAAELSLGPAACKYSRLDPSQKTVTFSAGLHECGSTVQVTPDSLIYRTLLSYDPSPGSNPAIVRSSPAVIPIECHYPRRDNVSSGSIRPTWAPFNSALAAEERLQFSLRLMNEDWSSDREFSPFRLGEVLRIQAEVGSGGHVPLRLFVDSCVASLGPGAGSEPRYALIDFHGCLVDGRSDATASAFVTPRPRQDMLRFQIDAFRFAGDARSLIYIRCHLKVTPAERSPDALNKACSFSKARQAWAPVEGTRDICGCCELGECGREEMARNRRPAEPWDGHRYRRDAATSEADVVLGPVLLSSEQRGQRPQSHQGAVTPLALGMALAAAVATVVVAGAVLAIGLRRRNSQ